From the bacterium genome, the window CATCAGCGATTGGCACCACAAACCAGCTGGCAAATATGGGCATATCAAGGTAAAAGCCGATGGGCACCTATATGCGGGAAACGAGAGGATGCGCTTCTTCGGGGTCAATCTCTGCTTCGGCGGCGCTTTTCCCCAAAAAGAAGATGCGGAGAAAATCGCTGCCAGAATGGCTAAATTTGGGATAAACATCGTCCGCTTCCATCACATGGACAGCAGAACCTTCCCTGATGGCATCCGCGCCCGAGGTAGAGCCGATACTCGTGGCTTAGACCCTGAATCCCTTGACCGCCTTGATTACCTCATCTATCAGCTCAAGAAGAACGGAATATATGTAAACCTCAATCTTCTCGTCTCCCGCCCCTTCAACTCCGCCGATGGGCTTCCAAAGGAAATTGAGACGCTAGATTGGAAGCTTCGCCATAGCGTTGGCTTCTTCTATGAACCACTTCTCAATCTCCAAAAGGAATATGCTAGGGAGCTTTTAACCCATAGGAATCCCTACACCCAAACAACCTATGCTGAGGAGCCCTGCGTGGCATTCGTAGAGATACAGAACGAGAACGGCTTAATTCATACTTGGCTGGGAGGTGGAATTGATAGGCTTCCCGCTGTTTTCCTTCAGGACCTCCAGCGCCAATGGAACGATTATCTGAAGAAGAAATACAGGACAACCGCTAGCTTGAAGAAAGCTTGGAAGGTCAAGGAGGAGCCTTTGGGAAAGGAAATTCTTAAGAACAGCAATTTCTCCCAAGGGCTGGAGAATTGGGTCTTGGAACAACACGGAGGAACAAGAGCGATTCCAGAGATTACAAATGAAGTTCCTCCTTCCTTTTCCGGCAAGTCCCTCAGCATAAAAGTTGAGAAGGGAAGCGATGTCCGATGGTATGTGCAGTTTCATCAGCCCAATCTAAAAGTTGAGGCTAATAGACCGTATACGGTGAGCTTTTGGGCTAAAGCGGATAGAAAAAGAGAGATAACCCTCGTCGTTTCCCAAGCTCACGAACCTTGGGAGAATCTCGGATTCTCCGTTTCCTTGGGTCTTGATGAAAATTGGAAGCAGTTCACCTTCACATTCCAATTGAGGCAGGGAGACGAAAATGCCCGTCTTTGCTTCACGAGTTTATCTCAGGAGGGTGCCACTTTCTGGCTCGCCGGCATCTCCCTCCGTCCAGGAGGCGTTGTTGGTTTGAGGGAAAACGAGAAGATAGAGGATGGAAGCGTTCCCATTTTCCTCCGCTCCCGATTCGGTGAAAGGACACCTGAGGCGCAAAACGACTGGCTTAACTTCCTTTGGGAGAAAGAGGATAACTATTGGCAGACTATGTATAAATACCTCAAAAACGAACTCGGCGTCAAAGCCATAATCATCGGGACGATAGTTGGCTGCAGTACTCCCAACATGATGGCGAGATTGGATTGCGTTGATACGCACAGCTATTGGCAACATCCCATTTTCCCTTCCAGACCATGGGACCCTGAGGATTGGCTCGTCCCCAACCGCACGATGGTGAATGAAAGGGGTGGAACGCTTCCCGGCTTGGCTTTGAAACGAGTTTTGGGGAAGCCCCATAGCGTAACCGAATATAACCATCCAGCCCCCAATACCTATTCAAGCGAGAGTTTCCTTCTACTTTCCGCCT encodes:
- a CDS encoding carbohydrate binding domain-containing protein codes for the protein MRFLLSGLLLGSFLVPSCAKQNVLFPFVLPWDDSSPSFTNISDWHHKPAGKYGHIKVKADGHLYAGNERMRFFGVNLCFGGAFPQKEDAEKIAARMAKFGINIVRFHHMDSRTFPDGIRARGRADTRGLDPESLDRLDYLIYQLKKNGIYVNLNLLVSRPFNSADGLPKEIETLDWKLRHSVGFFYEPLLNLQKEYARELLTHRNPYTQTTYAEEPCVAFVEIQNENGLIHTWLGGGIDRLPAVFLQDLQRQWNDYLKKKYRTTASLKKAWKVKEEPLGKEILKNSNFSQGLENWVLEQHGGTRAIPEITNEVPPSFSGKSLSIKVEKGSDVRWYVQFHQPNLKVEANRPYTVSFWAKADRKREITLVVSQAHEPWENLGFSVSLGLDENWKQFTFTFQLRQGDENARLCFTSLSQEGATFWLAGISLRPGGVVGLRENEKIEDGSVPIFLRSRFGERTPEAQNDWLNFLWEKEDNYWQTMYKYLKNELGVKAIIIGTIVGCSTPNMMARLDCVDTHSYWQHPIFPSRPWDPEDWLVPNRTMVNERGGTLPGLALKRVLGKPHSVTEYNHPAPNTYSSESFLLLSAYAGLQDWDAIYAFSYCHRRDDWDRRMIPNFFDIDQHPTKMVTLIPSVAMFVRGDVKPANKLVVVEIDKKKEIEVLKRSWAWALVDAGFVGVPREAMLLHRVAIATGGKKIPAGALSPDKLKIEGNRFVSDTGELVWDLSEANRGLVTVNTPRSKAVIGYAGGKRIELGNVVIESRESLQNGWCAITITAMKGEIGGKGTADLLITATGYAENTDMGWKNPEKSSCGRNWGKPPSLVEGIPARITLPYPAQRVEAWALDERGNRKERIEVGKDERGNAVIEIGERWQTLWYEVAVK